A region of the Hyperolius riggenbachi isolate aHypRig1 chromosome 9, aHypRig1.pri, whole genome shotgun sequence genome:
ATATTTTGCCTAGAAAGCACCCATAGACATAAGAAAGCAACTGGATAAGCAGGCAGAATCCAACCGGTCTTATtgcattctagtggcaggcttacATGTCAATGTGAACGTTTAGCCTGGCTGATCATCCTGTCTATGAAGAGAAACAGTGAGCTGAATGTCCAGATCATAGCTGAACATGCTCTGCACAAATAACTTTAACATCTGTTGGTACTTTACTTTTCAgacagagcggtttgtgtttctTGCTTGTTTACCCTTACTCCAGAGTGTTGAGCTTTGTGTCTAATGAAGAGTTCCACTTTCTTAAGATGGTCATATAAGaggaatacaaaaaaataatgctTAGTAATTCTTCAATGTAACGGGAAAACATAGAACCTCCCAGCAGCAATGAGTTTTGGATACACGAGAGAACTTAGAGGCTAGATCTTGGCTTAAATTGAGAATTACAGTTTTAGTTATTTACTGTTACCATATTTTTCaccatataagacgctctggaatatgacacccctaggtttagagggcaaaaaccaggagaaaaaaaatgatactaaaccttgtgcgtccatgttccactatcgtcttgtagatgttctcccacaGTTGGTATCCTCCcatgcccccttctgtccccaggtgtcccaTTCTGTCCTCCCAGATGTCCCCTTCTGTCACCAGGTGTGCCCTACCGTCCCCTGGTGTCTCCCTTTCTGTCCCCAGGTCCCTCTAAGTGTCCCCTTTTGTCCTCCCTGGTGCCGTTACCTCCCCTGTGTCCACGCTCTCTCcctcatgtcccctctacctccaTGTGTTTAtaattctgtccccttgtgtccttgcTCCCTGTTTAAATGTATAAATTGTAGCTGTAGCTCTCACCTCTCTAGCCGCGCCTGCGGGAATAGCCAACCTCTTCACCgccgcacttctcgctctagtgctggcttgtactgatgacgtGTCATTACAAGCCGTGGTCACTAGAGTGAGAAGTGCGGCGGTGAAGAGGTTGGCCATCCCTGCGGGCGCTGCTTTAGAGGTAAGAGCCATAGCTACAATTTATACATTTAAACGGAgcagggacacaagggggacagtatTAGAAACACGTGAAGGTAGCAGGGACACGGGGGAGATAACGGGGGCAGGAGTATAGATGCATAGGACAGAGTGGGCACATAAGCAtggaatccccgacgtggcggcAGGTCACGGTTCGTAACGGCAGGCGTTCAGAAGTCGGGGATTtcttgcctttgccgtataaagcgcagggacttttttcccccatttttaggggagaaaaagtgcgtcttatatggcggaaaatacggtatatattaaTGACTTCTTCGATAGAGATAGCTTTTGCtcctaatattacagttggagagAAATAATTGGTTTGCTTCCACTTCTAGGTGGCCTTGGATATGGTCAGCAGCCAGGCTATAGTATTGGATGCCGACTGAGTGCCTGCCAGTATGTTGGAGCAGTCTGCTAAAAGTGGAAATTACTTGTCTCTCCAAACCCATTCAGAGACTTTCCCACTAGGCCTCAGTCTTTTGGTGTAGAGTATATCTCAACTCAACCTGTACAGAAAAAGCAAATATggaagataagctcatttgaacgcactggatggtaacaatatgtctgcttccatgaaactaGATTTAGCCGTGCGGTGTGTGGCACCACATTGCTCCGCCaccaacaggccttcagggaacacagtGTTAGTAcaggtcgccatagactaacatgtgtTCCGGACCGATGTAGATCACCACAAGTTAACACAGAAGCCGTGCAGTAACGTACTTTTGGACCTGCGTCAGGGATGCGGCAAAAACATCACTTCCGTCGCACCATAACGTcaaagtatgaaagtctccataaacTTTCATTGCAAGGCGGTGGGATGCGAAATACCGCACCtccccggtgtgaaagggccccaaAATGTCCTTAATGTGCTACAACCATAGTGTTTGAAACCAAAACAAAACCTAAAAACACTTTTGTAGCTGATGCTTAATGGACAGAAAAGGTACAAATGTTTTCCCTATTCTATGCCCAATTCAATTAATTGGTATAAAGTCCTTTAAATAACAGGATAAATAGGCAGGAAATACTTCGCTGTGAAGACAGTTTCACAATGGAGCCCATGGATTACATTTGCCTGTGTGCAACACTTGTATTGTCACTCAAATAGATCTGAATTATTTGATTTTATTGTACTCCTACAGGCTGACAGATGAAGACCTCATGAAGATCTGTGGAGGACGCACTGCTCATAAGTAAGGAAGTTACATTGTGTATATGGTCACAGTGGAGTTGTTTAATGTTTGACACAAATTAAGCCTAAGTTTTAACTTGTGGCAGCGTCCATTTCCAAGACGGATGCTGGCACTTGTGCTGATGCAGCTACTACTATAATTCCCTCTAGCCATGCCCTGCATGGCTATGGGGATTCAGatacattgggcatgattcacaaagctttttcaccagttttcctctgttttcaccttatctatgttacatttttaagttcCCAAAGATCAAAAATatgataattaaggtaagaagagCAATATTAAAATTACGTTAATCagcaacaacttactttgagtgtttATTTTGCTTGTTAATTTGCtcaaatgttatttttattaattgggTGATAAATGAGACATgtatgatttcaataggctgcaattCCCCACTAAATTTGCGTGCATGGAATAGCTGTCAATCACATCtactggaaacaagccctaaaggctCGTTCACCCTGGAGgcgtttttggatttttttaagagcctgcgattttttttcaaaatctcccTGAAAGCACTTATACCATCTTTAAAATAAAATTCTTCATTTTTAAATGCGCTAGTTCTAATTAGGGCTATCCATCCGCTTtccgctcagagaagcgctgcatggaccattttaggggcgattttgctacagtgGAAGGTATGGGAAAAACgcgaaatgctcacaaaattgctttgtgcagcgattgcgttcacgtttttaagaataaatacattgtattaattcctttcctggatcaaagagttcacttccgagTTTACTGACGTCAGTAAGTgaaaaaaacggaatcgctctgcaaaaacgccTACAAAATGCTTACCAAAAAGTGTCAATACTCAGTGTCAGGATATGAAGGGCATAATTAAGACCATTTTTTTTAGCCACAGTGTCCAGGAATCCCAGGTGTACTAAACCACCTTTAGAAGTCTGCGGCTTATGAATGTGGAAACACCAATGTCATATAGATGTCTGCAGCAGTCTAAGGGTTACAATGGACGGTTATGGTCGAGAAATGACCCAAAGCTTGCTGCTGGTCTTAAAGGGTGCTTATGAGGGCAGTGGGTCAATAGAAATGATGTTGAGTGCATACATTGCCCACTTATCAAAAAGCACCAGTTTCCATAATACAGCACATCTTTACATGAATGTAGTAACTGCATATTAGTAGTATACATCGGgtacttttaaaacattttaattaAATGCAGAAAGTCAGAATCTGGTTAGCACATTTTTCATATTTTGTTTTGTATATGAAGTAGACCTCTGTTCATTTTGTATTATCAGTGTTTCAAAATTAAACAAGGAGTACTTATTGAGGAGAAAAATAAATCCATTTGGCTCTAAAGCATTATTTTCCTGTTTTCCAGAGGTGCAAGGCATGGATTGAAAATGAGTGCAAAGCTTTCAAGAATTGAAGAACAGGAACGTGCTTTTCTAGAAAAATATAGGAAGAAGGAACCAAAGAAAGAAGCAGCAAAACCTACTACACTATCTTCAATGGAAGAAGACACAAAAGCAGGAAAAGAGAAGAAACGACATAAGCAGGATATGACTAAAGATGTTCAGAAAACTGTGTTTGACACAAAATcgtcaaagaaaaaaaagaagaaacctTCTGATGATAAAACGGTACAGGAAGTTGTAAGCAGTGGTTGCTATAAGGGACTAATTTCTATAGAAAAGGATGAAGTGACATCAAAGAATTGCATTGTAGGCAGTGAAGTTTTACAAGATGTTCTTAATGGCATTGATAATGATCCTTTTCCTAGAAAAAAGCATGCCACTACCTCAAAAAAGAGGAACATTGTAGATGAGGTGCTTGAAGAGTGTGCCAATGAACCTGTTCATTTATTGGAAGAGGACTTAAGATCctcaaagaagaaaaagaagaagaaagctCTAGATGAAGATGTCAGACATGAGTTTAAGGATCCCAAAGACTACGCTCAAACTATTGACGCAGAAGAACCATCCgtaaaaaagatgaaaaagagAAAGACAGCAGATACCGAAGAGAAGGCAAATGGGAACCTTCTTGATGGCCATCAAGACATTTGTTCAGAAGATGAAAACCTGAGAgactcaaagaaaaaaaagaaaagtttacaTTTTGAAGATAGTGTTGAAAAAAAAGATGATTCTACAGAAAATATCcaatctaaaaaaaagaaaaagaagaaaaaggaaaaCGAAGTGAACAAGGTTGAAAAACGTGCAGTCTATCCAGTGGAGAACTGTCAAGTTTCAAAGAAGAATAAAAAGAAGTCTACTGATCATTGTACTGTAGAAGCGGAGTCTGAGTCAGAAGAGGCTGCAGAATATGCTGAACACAGAATTAAGTGTAAGAAGAAGCGAAAAAACAAGGCCTAATAAACAGTAGCCCATTAAATCTGGACTCCAGGCAAATATTTTAAATGCAGTTTATATACAATGGTTCATGTGGAAGATGTTGCCTGACAAAACATTTGTAATTCTTTTCAGCCAGTCCTGTGAGTCAGATTCATCCTAATATCACTCTTGTGCTTGGTAAATAGTCATCTCCACATATACTATTTGAGGTGCAACAGCACTTTTATGGGATGTCATCCTGCGAGGCCTGTTTCACCGGATGCGAAAAAGCAGTTAGTACAGGAATTTAGGAGGCAATAGTCTCAGAGGGATTAAAGGCACATCTGATGTAGAGGCAGTTCTGCCATTCAGCTGTGCGAAACTGAAGTATGGAAAGTGCTCAGTGGCTCACAAGTTGGAGGCTGATCTGCACCTTGAGCTCTCATTTCTGCCGTTCGTGTGAAAGGGCTGGCTTACACTGAATCAGTTGGAGGGGGCTTTTAAAGGATTTCCTGTTCCAGGTCTACCAGGGCTCATATTTAAGTCTCTCAGCAGTGAGAATTCAAActgtaagggtgcatacacaccttcaactttggccaattttaccacctatgtagtatgagggtcaacattgAATGTGCATATCAGACTTtatatgtagtaggagagcttgcctacacaatctgttcatagtattcaaaatctgtaaaattggctaattaaaattgtgtgtaccaggcttaatgctatgtacacaccattccaatttcccatcagatcgactggTGGAACTGATAAtcactgacatgtccgatctgttccCAATTGACAACAGGAtcgattttgttcagtagtgatctgaaaatcAATCCCTTTATCGATCATGGTGGAAATTATCGTTTCGACcagtcgatctgacaggaaattttgGTGTGTACCTATCGTAGGAAATTGAAGAGGTTCTTACCCTCACTATCCAATTATATTTGTATCCACTAAGTTGGGCTTTAATGTACATAGGAAGTAGGTCTTTATCCTAGGAAGTGTATCCTTGATGTAATGATATGCAGATATGCGCTCATTTTTACTGAAAACTATTGTACAGACTTGGACATAAACCGCTGTAGCCTGTGCACAAGGTATCATGCTATCGCCCTACACCGTGAATGAACAGTTAGGCCTTGCACCTGTAAAGCGTTATcacaatcactagcgattttggaagtgatttccctgctcctgtaCATTAGAATGGGAACGCTCCCTAAATGCTGCATGTCGTGCGATTGTGGTttacctaatcgcaatcgctccagtgggctcagtcccatccacttacattggcaaaTCGCTAGCTATTTAAACGATCCCTaa
Encoded here:
- the LOC137532704 gene encoding G patch domain-containing protein 4, with protein sequence MADPSTMKGQGMRFAEELLQRHGWTEGKGLGKRENGISEAIKVKVKCDTAGVGHNSAEQFTFHWWDHVFNKTASSISVEPDQDGVQVKKVKEDDPTVTNKKPRKAFTNRNMLYGRFIKSATLLSGGEKPVEKESSSESSDSSEDEDEKLDLSSTTKLTDEDLMKICGGRTAHKGARHGLKMSAKLSRIEEQERAFLEKYRKKEPKKEAAKPTTLSSMEEDTKAGKEKKRHKQDMTKDVQKTVFDTKSSKKKKKKPSDDKTVQEVVSSGCYKGLISIEKDEVTSKNCIVGSEVLQDVLNGIDNDPFPRKKHATTSKKRNIVDEVLEECANEPVHLLEEDLRSSKKKKKKKALDEDVRHEFKDPKDYAQTIDAEEPSVKKMKKRKTADTEEKANGNLLDGHQDICSEDENLRDSKKKKKSLHFEDSVEKKDDSTENIQSKKKKKKKKENEVNKVEKRAVYPVENCQVSKKNKKKSTDHCTVEAESESEEAAEYAEHRIKCKKKRKNKA